TCTGGAACCGCATCTAAGGGGACTCGCATTTGTGTTTCAGGATAACGCCTTATTTCCTCATATGGATACTCACGATAACATTGCATTTCCTCTCTCGGTGATGAAGGACAGGGAGGCCGATGCCAAGGTCAGTAAAAGGGCAGGAGAGCTTGATGGCCTGTCTGACTATCTTGACCGCTGGCCGAAAGAGCTGCCGGCCGGTATGAAGAAGCTGACTGCATTTGCGAGAGAAACGGTGAAGAAATTCAATCTCATAATGCTGGATGAACCGTTCGAGAGACTCGACAAGAAGATCAGAATAGAAATGAGATCGATGATCAAGAGAATGCTGATGGCGCTAGGAGAGTCCGTTCTCATAGTATTGAACGACCCGGAAGATGCCATGGCCATAACGGATAGAGTCTATATTATGGATGGCGGAATCATTGTAAGACAAGGTTCTCCAACGGAGATCTATGATAAACCAGATTCTCTCTTTGTGCTGGAACTTTTCTCTGTTATGGGAATCAACAGAGTTAGAGGAAGAGCATTTAGACCTCAGGACGTTGAACTGGATGATGAAGGGGAGGAGTTTGCTCCAGAACATTGCGGACCCTACGATTCGAGTCGTATCATCTGCAACGGAAAGATAGAGGGTGAAGAAGTCACGTTGATGCTGCCAATTGAGTGCAGGAACATGGACTCTATCTTCATTAGGATCACCAGGTTTTTCGATCTGTAATTTGCTGTCGCGTCTTTGCCTTTGTTAAGTGTGGTTTGAGCTAATTAACGGCAAAATGATGTATAATCAATAATGGTGATGTGTAAAACGTTTTTATGAGAGGCCTTTCTCAACGAGAAAGGCTTTTCTATCGGTTAGAAAGCAGCTCAATGAGCCTATCAGGATAGTCGGTAATGATCCCGTCAACGCCAAGATCGATCAATCTTTTCATCTCCTGGAGATCATTGACAGTCCAGGGAACAATCTTCAAACCGGATTGATGGGCGCTCTCCACCCAGCCGTCGGTCATCAACGAGTAACTGGGCGAAATTACGCTGCAGCCGATGCTGACCAGCATTCTTCCGATGTCGAATCCAAAGTCCCTCAATCTAAGCCCTGAAGTCCAGATTGACTTGTCCAGATTGGTTTTCGACACAAGAGCGGCAGTCTGAACTGAGGGTTCAAGTTCTTTCGAAATCTTGAGCGCCTCCCAGTCGAAGGACTGTATTGTTGCCAGCTCCTCAAAGCCTTTTTTCAAAAGTATCTCCAGGACTTTCTGAACATGTTCTCTCAGGTCGATTGTGTCTGAAGGCCTATCGGGGAAATGCTTGATCTCAATGTTCACCCTAACCGATTTTCCGTGTGAATCGTTATGTCCATGTACCAGAGAAAGCACTTCTTCCAGTGATGAAACGCGTTGGCCGTCCAGCTGGGTCTGCTCGGGCCAGTCTTCCGGTTTGCTAAGCCTTCCAATGTCGAACTCTTTGAGCTCTTCGAAAGTAAGATCCTTTATGAGTATCTTTTCTGGAATGAATTGCCCGTCTTTTCTTGTTCGCTGTGGATTAAGATACGCTTCATGATTGATCACAACGACACCGTCTTTCGTAACTACCGTGTCAAGTTCAATGGTGTCAACACCCAGTTCCAGAGCGTGCGTGAAGGCGGCAATTGTATTCTCTGGCATGAGACCCCTGCCACCGCGGTGCCCCTGTACATCGAACTCTGCGGTCGCGGAAAGCGCAGTTGAAATAAGAAGAATAACGCAAACGGTCATTGATTTGAAGATAAGTCTCATAATCACACTCCATTCTGTTTTTTTGGAATTTCAGGTTGTATAATTTCCACTAGTTGCGTGGGGGAGATTACGTTGAATCTTAATATACTATTCTTTGAAGCACTAATATATGCTAGCCTTGCGACTAAGAATCTGCTTAGTCAATACTTCGACATCTCGGGTTTTTCCTCAACCGAAATCGGGATACTGATGGCGGTCCTACCGGTCGTCTCGCTGGTTTCCAGCCCTCTGTGGTTCAAAATCAGCTCCAGACTGGGTCAGAACAGAATCTATTATATCGTATCTCTTTCTTCAGCCGTATGCATATGGCCCATATTTACCGCCGGCGATTTCCTTACATCCTTACTCTTCATGATCCTCTTCTCTCTCTTCTTTTCGGGAGTTGTTCCACTCGGTGATTCGATAATAATGACGATTCTCAAGAATACGGGTGGTCGTTTTGATCGGGTGAGGCTTTTTGGCACGATAGGGTTTGCAGTTACCTCTCTGTTGTTGAGCAGTCTCGTCGGAATCAGTTTCTTCTGGTTATTTGCAGCCACATCCGTTGTTCTGGCCTTCTCACCAATATTCCTCAAGAAAAAGTCGGGCGAATCGAGAAGATCAGCCCCGGAAAACTCTGCCGGTGCAGGTTCCCTTCTTCAGTTTTCTGTGATGACAATCGGAATGTTTTTTGGAATTACGTTGAACTCCTTCCATAATTCTTTCATTGCAGTCTTTACGAGGCAGAACGGTATGGATTCCTCAGTCGTTGGGGTTGTCTTCGCAATTACGGCTCTTTCTGAGATTCCCTTCCTGTTGGTCGCCGACAGAATAATAGAGAAAATTGGCAGTATGAAGATCCTGCTATTCGGTATGGCTGTAATTGGAGTCAGGATGATTCTCGTCTCCTTCGCGACAAACGTTTACGCGCTCTATTTGGTGGAATCGTTGCACGGTTTGACGTATATTCTAATGTATTACGCGCTTTTTCACTTCATCCATTATGGACTTTCCGGCAGGCGGCTGATTTTCGCTCAGAGTGTCTTCTGGATTGTAAGGTCGGGACTTACATTCATCGTGGGGTCAATCGGAGGCGGAATAATTATCGACGCATTCTCAGTTTTCTTTGCCTTCAGGCTCTTTGGATTTATCGGGCTCCTATCCGCAATCATTATGACGATCGTTTACTTTGCGTTCCGAAGATCGCGATTGAATTCCAGATGAATCTTTCGGATCCAGAAATTGTGAACTATCTCTCTGAATAGTATTTCATTGGCTTCTAATGACAGTTGAAAACAACCTGCCGAGTGAATGACTGGTCAGTCTTTCGAAATAGTTTGTGAGCGATGCTTTCTTTTCAAAGAACGAGAACGAAGCGATATGCGGGGTCTGGTGTACGATATCCAATTCTGTTAGCTTCTCAGGGAGCTTCTTGAGGGGATCTCTTGGTGCTATAATTATTTCGGTATTCTGCCGTTTTCAATTTCCGAAAAGGGAGGGTTCTGTATGAAAAAGCTTCTTGTGTTTGTTCTTCTGTGTCTGTCTATCTTTGCTTTTGGAAAGACTACTATCAATTTTTGGCACGCTATGAGCGGTAGCAGATTGGGTGCAGTCGATGCAATTGTAGAGGGGTTTAACTCAGAAAATCCCAACATTGAGGTAGTTGCTCAGTTCACTGGCTCGTATGCCGAGACTCTTACCAAGGCAATAGCTTCATATCGAGCGGGAAATCAGCCTCACATCGTGCAGGTTTACGAGGTCGGTCTTCAGACGATGCTGGACAGCAACGCAATCAAACCGGTCTTTGAGCTTTCTGGTCCCTATTTTGATTGGGGAGACGTGATTGGCCCTATTCTCGATTATTACACAGTAGGCGACCAGCTCTATTCAATGCCATTTAACTCTTCAAGCGCCATTCTCTATTACAACAAAGATATTTTCAGAGCAGCCGGACTTGATCCCAACAAGCCTCCTTCGACTTTTGATGAACTATACGACATGGGAAGGATAATCGTAGAATCGGGAGCCGCACAGGGGGGAATTTCCTTTGGCTGGCCTGCGTGGGTCTTTGAGCAGACACATTCGGTTCATGGCCAGTTCTACGCGAACAATGAAAACGGTAGAGTCGGCAAGGCGACAGAGGTTTATTTCAACGACGCTTTTGGTGTCAAGGTTCTTGCGGAATGGATAAAGTGGGCTCAGGCGAAAGTCTTCATGTATGGCGGCAGGGAGTACGATGCCAACCAGGCCTTCCTGACCAAGCAGGTTGCCATGTTGATTCAGTCGACATCATCGGTAAGTTCTATAGAGTCAAAAGCCGATTTCGAAATGGGAACAACTTTCCTGCCGGTCATACCCGGGTATCCGAAGGGGAACTCTGTCATTGGAGGAGCAACTCTGTGGGTAATGAAAGGCCACACCGACGAAGAATATGAGGCGATCTGGAAATTCTTCCAGTACCTTATGAAGACTGAAGTTACTGCCGAGTGGCACAAGTCGACGGGCTACTTCCCTACCACCAATAGTGCAGTCAAGAAGCTCATGGACGAAGGTTGGTTTGCCGAGAATCCAAATCACCTGACGGCCTTCCTTCAGATTCTTTCGGGAACGAGAATTCCTGAGGCCCAGGGAGTGAGACTCGGTAATTTCGTCGCTATAAGGGATGTTGTCGATGGGGCTATTGAAAACGCTATACAGTACACCGGAACGGATTTCGAAGCAGAAGCGAAGAGAATTCTCGACAATGCGGCAGAAAAGACGAACACTATTCTTGAAGAATACACATCGATCTACGGCAAGTAATTTTCTTCTGGATCCCCTGACAGAAATGTCAGGGGATCTTTAGTATTTTCCGGACGGTGATAAAGCATGCATAGTCGTTTTCCAAACAGGTTCTTACCCTACTTGCTACTTCTACCTTCGGTGGTCGTGGTCATCATCTTTTTGATTGTTCCAACTATTCAGTCGCTGTATTTGAGTTTCTTCAGGGTCTCTCCTTTTGGTGACAGGCTGATATTCGTGGGCTGGTATAATTTCTCCAAGCTCTTCAAATCTTCCGACTACATTGACAGCCTTGTAATCACGCTTGTTTTTGCAGTTTTCGTCGTACTGATCGGTCTGACTCTGGGAATGCTGCTTTCGGTACTTCTCAATCAGAAGCTGAAGGGGCTGCAAGTTTATAGAACTCTTTTCATCTGGACTTATGCAATTTCACCGGCCGTTGCAGGTACGATCTGGGCACTGATGTTCAGCCCTTCGAGTGGGCCGATCACGTTTTTGCTGAAGGCGATCTTCGGAGCTAACGTTAACTGGATGATGGATGGAAAGGTTGCCCTCGTTGCGGTAATCATTGCAGCTTCGTGGAAAATGCTCGGTTACAATATTATCTTCTTCCTATCAGGACTCCAAACGATTCCTCAAGAATTGATGGAGGCTTCTGCTATAGATGGCGCGTCGAGCCTTCGCAGATTCTTCAAGATCACTATTCCGTTGTTGTCGCCGACCACTTTCTTTCTGCTGATTATGAACACGCTGTACGCCTTCTTTCAGGTCTTCGGACTGATCGACATAATGACGAAGGGCGGCCCGGGAGATGCAACTCAAGTCCTTGTCTACAAGTTGTACAGAGACGGATTCATAAACCTTGATACCGGCTTCGCATCAGCTCAATCAATAGTACTTTTCGTTTTTGTAGCCATCTTGACGGTTCTTCAGTTCAGATTTGCCGAGCAAAAGGTTTTCTATGGATGACGGTGGGGTGAACTAGATGAAGCAGAGAAAATCATCGATTTTTCTGAGCTATCTCTTTCTAACAATAGCGCTCGTAGTACTAATGTTTCCGATTTACTATGCGTTTACTATGAGTACATTCGACGAGAAGGAAGCCTACTCATTCCCTCCTAAGTTCATCCCAAGCATTCACGCATTCGATAACTTCGCGACGGCATGGAAGACCGTCAATATGGGAAGATTGATCTTCAACAGTGCATTCATTTCGATTACCGTGGCGCTTGCAAAGATATTTCTTTCGATGCTCGCTGCCTTTGCTTTTACCTATTTCGGCAATTTCAAAGGGAAGTACTTCTTTTTTGCAGTTATACTGATAACTCACATGCTGCCGCTCCCGATCAGAATCGTGCCCACTTATGAGCTGATGAGGACATTCGGCTGGGTCAACACTTATCGGGCGCTTACAATTCCTTTTTTCGCCAGCGCAACAGGCACGCTTCTCTTCAGGCAGTTGTTCATGACCGTTCCCTCTTCTCTTTCAGATGCGGCGAGGATCGACGGAGCGGGACCGATGAGGTTCCTGTTCAGTGTTCTCATACCTCTTTCGAAGACCAATGTCGGAGCCCTTTTTCTTATTGAATTCACATATATGTGGAACGAGTATCTGTGGCCTATGATTGTTACCAACAGCAACAATATGAGGGTGGTTCAGATAGGAATAAAGATGCTGCTGGCCAGTGAGGCTCAGGCAGCGGAGTGGAATATAATAATGGCGGGAGCCATAATCGCCATGGTTCCTCCCTTGATTATGCTGTTATTGTTCCAGAAAACTTTTATGGAAGGATTCAGCCTGAAAGAAGAAAAGTAGATCCACTACGATCTCTCCTATCTGTTTAAGGCATTTTCGATGGCTTTTAGAATTACCTTGCTGCTGTAGGTCGCCCCGGAAACTACATCGACCTCTACAGACTGGTTCTCGATAACCGATAGGGTGATCTCTTCCGCGGGTTTCCCTCTGCCATGATTGTGCTTAACGATCTCAATTGATTTAATCTCGTGCCCAGATACAGCGACTCTTACAGTTGCACTCACAATTCCAGCTCCGAAGCTGCCCTCGTAGAAGCCGTCATCCAAATCAGCTAGATTGAGCGGTGCGAATTCGAGTGTGTCCAGTTCCTTCAGTTCGGCTTCCAGTTTTGGAACAACAAATACAAACATAATTATTAACAGGACCGCTACGGCAATTCCAATTGCGACAAGTACTTTTATAAGGATACTTCTCCTCATCCTCTTTCCTCCTGAAATGTGGTCCTTACTGGGTGTTTCCGAAAACAGATGGGCCGACTAATTCTCAAAGTCATTGACAAATCTATCAATATTGCCCGGGATAATATGGGGCTGTGGCTTACCCTTTGAGGCGGCTTTCAACATCATTTTCGAAAGGAATCCCAATCTCTCGAGATTGAACTCACCTCCAAAGAAACCTCTGGCTTTGCACCTGTCGAGAAATTCCTGTGGGAAGTTTTGAGACAAGTATTCGCTGAAACTTTCTTCTCCAGCACCCATGCAGAGAAAGATGCCCAGGCGCTTCTCCTTAAGCGTTTCAAGGTTTTTCTGTACGAATTCGGAAATCTCTTTCTGCACTTTGCCGATTCTGATGGAAGCTCCAACGATGACTGCATCATATCCAGACAGGTCTGGCGAAGGGACTTTCTTGATGTCGATGACGGCACTTTCGCCGGAGAGCATTTCAGAGAGTTTTTCTGAGCATTTTTCGGCTGTCCCGCTCCTCGTTGCATAGATGATTGCGGTTTTCATGCTGCACCTCCTTTTCATATCGATCAGATCATATAGCTTATTTCAGTTTACATTATAGGAGATATTTTTGATTTCGGTTGTGAAAATGGTAACAGTGTTCTGCATTTCTTTTTGAGAAAGCATTATTCAGATGGCCGCTCTTGAAGAATTCTGGCATTGTGTTATAATTCTATGCGTTGAAATCCCGCTTTGCCACATAAGGCAAAGCCACAGTCCAAGGGAGGAGGAAGTTAATGAAAAGGATTTACGAAACGATGTTCATAGTCTCGCCAAAGCTAGACGAAGAAGAGCGTAATGCTATGGCTGAAAGGGTAAGAGACTACATTGTTGAACGTGTCGGAGGAACCATCGAAAAGTTCGACAGATGGGGTATT
This sequence is a window from Mesotoga infera. Protein-coding genes within it:
- a CDS encoding ABC transporter ATP-binding protein, coding for MKTLEVRDLRSRIGSFDLGPIDLSVENGEIVGLIGPSGCGKTLLLRTIAGLQEPLSGSVAINEEDVTFLEPHLRGLAFVFQDNALFPHMDTHDNIAFPLSVMKDREADAKVSKRAGELDGLSDYLDRWPKELPAGMKKLTAFARETVKKFNLIMLDEPFERLDKKIRIEMRSMIKRMLMALGESVLIVLNDPEDAMAITDRVYIMDGGIIVRQGSPTEIYDKPDSLFVLELFSVMGINRVRGRAFRPQDVELDDEGEEFAPEHCGPYDSSRIICNGKIEGEEVTLMLPIECRNMDSIFIRITRFFDL
- a CDS encoding FMN-binding protein, with translation MRRSILIKVLVAIGIAVAVLLIIMFVFVVPKLEAELKELDTLEFAPLNLADLDDGFYEGSFGAGIVSATVRVAVSGHEIKSIEIVKHNHGRGKPAEEITLSVIENQSVEVDVVSGATYSSKVILKAIENALNR
- a CDS encoding sugar ABC transporter permease produces the protein MHSRFPNRFLPYLLLLPSVVVVIIFLIVPTIQSLYLSFFRVSPFGDRLIFVGWYNFSKLFKSSDYIDSLVITLVFAVFVVLIGLTLGMLLSVLLNQKLKGLQVYRTLFIWTYAISPAVAGTIWALMFSPSSGPITFLLKAIFGANVNWMMDGKVALVAVIIAASWKMLGYNIIFFLSGLQTIPQELMEASAIDGASSLRRFFKITIPLLSPTTFFLLIMNTLYAFFQVFGLIDIMTKGGPGDATQVLVYKLYRDGFINLDTGFASAQSIVLFVFVAILTVLQFRFAEQKVFYG
- a CDS encoding glycerophosphodiester phosphodiesterase; protein product: MRLIFKSMTVCVILLISTALSATAEFDVQGHRGGRGLMPENTIAAFTHALELGVDTIELDTVVTKDGVVVINHEAYLNPQRTRKDGQFIPEKILIKDLTFEELKEFDIGRLSKPEDWPEQTQLDGQRVSSLEEVLSLVHGHNDSHGKSVRVNIEIKHFPDRPSDTIDLREHVQKVLEILLKKGFEELATIQSFDWEALKISKELEPSVQTAALVSKTNLDKSIWTSGLRLRDFGFDIGRMLVSIGCSVISPSYSLMTDGWVESAHQSGLKIVPWTVNDLQEMKRLIDLGVDGIITDYPDRLIELLSNR
- a CDS encoding ABC transporter permease subunit, with protein sequence MKQRKSSIFLSYLFLTIALVVLMFPIYYAFTMSTFDEKEAYSFPPKFIPSIHAFDNFATAWKTVNMGRLIFNSAFISITVALAKIFLSMLAAFAFTYFGNFKGKYFFFAVILITHMLPLPIRIVPTYELMRTFGWVNTYRALTIPFFASATGTLLFRQLFMTVPSSLSDAARIDGAGPMRFLFSVLIPLSKTNVGALFLIEFTYMWNEYLWPMIVTNSNNMRVVQIGIKMLLASEAQAAEWNIIMAGAIIAMVPPLIMLLLFQKTFMEGFSLKEEK
- a CDS encoding flavodoxin produces the protein MKTAIIYATRSGTAEKCSEKLSEMLSGESAVIDIKKVPSPDLSGYDAVIVGASIRIGKVQKEISEFVQKNLETLKEKRLGIFLCMGAGEESFSEYLSQNFPQEFLDRCKARGFFGGEFNLERLGFLSKMMLKAASKGKPQPHIIPGNIDRFVNDFEN
- a CDS encoding MFS transporter: MNLNILFFEALIYASLATKNLLSQYFDISGFSSTEIGILMAVLPVVSLVSSPLWFKISSRLGQNRIYYIVSLSSAVCIWPIFTAGDFLTSLLFMILFSLFFSGVVPLGDSIIMTILKNTGGRFDRVRLFGTIGFAVTSLLLSSLVGISFFWLFAATSVVLAFSPIFLKKKSGESRRSAPENSAGAGSLLQFSVMTIGMFFGITLNSFHNSFIAVFTRQNGMDSSVVGVVFAITALSEIPFLLVADRIIEKIGSMKILLFGMAVIGVRMILVSFATNVYALYLVESLHGLTYILMYYALFHFIHYGLSGRRLIFAQSVFWIVRSGLTFIVGSIGGGIIIDAFSVFFAFRLFGFIGLLSAIIMTIVYFAFRRSRLNSR
- a CDS encoding ABC transporter substrate-binding protein, with translation MKKLLVFVLLCLSIFAFGKTTINFWHAMSGSRLGAVDAIVEGFNSENPNIEVVAQFTGSYAETLTKAIASYRAGNQPHIVQVYEVGLQTMLDSNAIKPVFELSGPYFDWGDVIGPILDYYTVGDQLYSMPFNSSSAILYYNKDIFRAAGLDPNKPPSTFDELYDMGRIIVESGAAQGGISFGWPAWVFEQTHSVHGQFYANNENGRVGKATEVYFNDAFGVKVLAEWIKWAQAKVFMYGGREYDANQAFLTKQVAMLIQSTSSVSSIESKADFEMGTTFLPVIPGYPKGNSVIGGATLWVMKGHTDEEYEAIWKFFQYLMKTEVTAEWHKSTGYFPTTNSAVKKLMDEGWFAENPNHLTAFLQILSGTRIPEAQGVRLGNFVAIRDVVDGAIENAIQYTGTDFEAEAKRILDNAAEKTNTILEEYTSIYGK